The DNA window CGTCGTCTGCGAATGGCAAAAGGCTAACCGGGGCGTGCGAAACTCGCGACCGCTTTCCACATCATGGACGCGACGTGACCTCGCCACGCCTTGGGTCACCCGGAACTGTCAACGCCCCGGTACCGTCCGCGGTTACGTCGGACCGGCAGCTTTGTCGTACCTTTTTTCACGGCCGGTCCGCGGGCGTGCGTGTGAGCCGAGTGATCAGCGGCGGCCCTGGTTCTTGACCGCCTCGATCGCGGCGGCGGCCGCGGCCGGGTCGAGGTACTCCCCGCCCACCTTGCTCGGCCGCATCTGCTCGTCGAGCTCGTACAGAAGCGGTACGCCGGTCGGGATGTTCAGCCCCACGACGGCCTCGTCGCTCATCCCGTCCAGGTGCTTGACCAGGGCACGAATGGAGTTGCCGTGCGCGGCCACCAGGACCGTCGACCCACGGCGCAGGTCGGGGATGATCGCGTCGTACCAGTACGGCAGCATCCGCTCGACCACGTCGGCCAGACATTCGGTGCGGGGCAGGATTTCCGGCGGAAGGTCGGCGTAGCGGGCGTCACCTGCCTGGGAGAACTCCGAGGCGTCCTCGATCGGCGGGGGCGGCGTGTTGTACGACCGCCGCCAGATCATGAACTGCTCCTCGCCGAACTGGTCCAGTGTCTGCTTCTTGTCCTTGCCCTGCAGCGCGCCATAGTGCCGCTCGTTGAGCCGCCA is part of the Actinopolymorpha sp. NPDC004070 genome and encodes:
- a CDS encoding phosphoglyceromutase, with amino-acid sequence MSAEPYRLVLLRHGESEWNAKNLFTGWVDVNLSATGEAEARRGGELLRERALLPDVVHTSVLRRAIRTAEIALDTCDRHWLPVRRSWRLNERHYGALQGKDKKQTLDQFGEEQFMIWRRSYNTPPPPIEDASEFSQAGDARYADLPPEILPRTECLADVVERMLPYWYDAIIPDLRRGSTVLVAAHGNSIRALVKHLDGMSDEAVVGLNIPTGVPLLYELDEQMRPSKVGGEYLDPAAAAAAIEAVKNQGRR